The sequence TGTCGGTAGCGTCAGGCACCGCACTTACTATTCTGGCATCTGCTTCCGATTATGTATCCGCTAAAATACAATTAGCCAATGTGATTGCTCCGCGACGGATTACGATGAAGTTGATGAAGCTAAAGCCTACTGTGCTGACTATCAAAGTGTTCTCGGTGGATATTCGTCAGCCTCTCGCATCGGCCGTAGTCAGTATTACCTCCCGAATTACGGGTAAAGCTGAGCGGTTCGAATTACCTACCGGTCGACTTGAACGTACATTTACAACCGATGATGATCTTGACATTCAGGTTAGTGCAGTGGGCTATACGTCCATAAACCGACGATTAGCTATTGATGTCCCATTGTCAGGCAAGCTTTATGAATTCGATGCTGAACTAGATAAAATTACGCTTAGTCTGACCATTAAGGTGGTCGACAATCAAACAGGGAAAGCAGTGTCGGGAGCCACATTCATACTTATTGGCCCAACCGGAACTCCACCGATTCCCATAAAAATAGACCTTGCAACCGGTCTGGCTACGGCAGCTATACCCGGTAAAGGAATCTATAAACTGACCAGTACAGCTCCAGGCTATGAGGGTGTTACACGGTCGTTGACCCTGGATAAAGAACAAAATGAGGTATTGGTTAAATTGTTGGCTAAATCGCCTGCTACTGCTGAAAAAACGCTATTATCCAAAGGTCAGCCAACCGATAAAGCGGCAACGGAAACAGCCGCTTTATCGGTATCCTCTGTCACAACAAAAACCTTTGGCGTCATTGAAAAAGGTAAAAGCATTCGCCTGAACAGGATTTATTTCGATCAGAGCAGTCCTGTTCTACGGCCAGAATCGTATACGGAACTTAACCAGTTGTTCGATGTGCTGTCGCAGTATCCATCACTGCGCATCGAAATACGGGGTCATACCGATAACCAGGGCGATTTTGATCTGAATACGCAGCTTTCCCGCGATCGTTGTCAGGCCGTGGTTAACTATCTGGTTGGTAAAGGAATCCGTAAAAATCGACTAAAGGCCGTCGGGCGCGGATCGCTGGACCCCGTTGCTCCCAATAACAATAAAGAGAACCGGAAGAAAAACAGGCGGGTAGAGTTTATGGTACTCTAACCTGAATCGCGTCGATAGACTTTA comes from Spirosoma aureum and encodes:
- a CDS encoding OmpA family protein translates to MTNSISRVRVSIITCLVFPAILVSDLWAKGRLNFWANSQLINRTAYEADNIIPNDFRLRFIHTEGKADNIAVVTKGGSAPVSDTVSAPTTTACQPATAYVPRAHSAEKPNASAQLAVTIQVIDSQTKEPVPGGELSVTDQAHQRLTPVFDSLNRQFNVSVASGTALTILASASDYVSAKIQLANVIAPRRITMKLMKLKPTVLTIKVFSVDIRQPLASAVVSITSRITGKAERFELPTGRLERTFTTDDDLDIQVSAVGYTSINRRLAIDVPLSGKLYEFDAELDKITLSLTIKVVDNQTGKAVSGATFILIGPTGTPPIPIKIDLATGLATAAIPGKGIYKLTSTAPGYEGVTRSLTLDKEQNEVLVKLLAKSPATAEKTLLSKGQPTDKAATETAALSVSSVTTKTFGVIEKGKSIRLNRIYFDQSSPVLRPESYTELNQLFDVLSQYPSLRIEIRGHTDNQGDFDLNTQLSRDRCQAVVNYLVGKGIRKNRLKAVGRGSLDPVAPNNNKENRKKNRRVEFMVL